From a single Sander vitreus isolate 19-12246 chromosome 4, sanVit1, whole genome shotgun sequence genomic region:
- the LOC144516887 gene encoding rho-related GTP-binding protein RhoA-B — protein sequence MAAIRKKLVIVGDGACGKTCLLIVFSKDQFPEVYVPTVFENYVADIEVDSKQVELALWDTAGQEDYDRLRPLSYPDTDVILMCFSIDSPDSLENIPEKWTPEVKHFCPNVPIILVGNKKDLRNDEHTRRELAKMKQEPVKPEDGRDMANRISAFGYMECSAKTKDGVREVFEMATRAALQARRGKKSNKCVLL from the exons ATGGCAGCAATCAGGAAAAAGCTGGTCATAGTGGGAGATGGAGCCTGTGGGAAGACCTGTCTGCTCATTGTGTTCAGTAAGGACCAGTTTCCAGAGGTCTATGTGCCCACAGTGTTTGAGAACTACGTTGCTGACATTGAAGTTGATAGCAAACAG GTCGAGTTAGCACTCTGGGATACAGCAGGTCAAGAAGACTACGACAGACTGCGCCCGCTCTCCTATCCAGACACTGATGTCATTCTCATGTGCTTCTCCATCGACAGCCCTGACAGTCTTG AGAACATCCCTGAGAAGTGGACTCCTGAGGTGAAACACTTCTGCCCTAATGTTCCCATTATACTGGTGGGAAATAAAAAGGACCTGCGTAACGATGAGCACACCCGGAGGGAGCTTGCCAAAATGAAGCAG GAACCTGTGAAACCAGAGGATGGACGGGACATGGCTAACAGGATCAGTGCCTTTGGATACATGGAGTGCTCTGCAAAAACAAAGGATGGTGTGAGGGAAGTGTTCGAGATGGCCACCAGGGCTGCACTACAGGCCAGGCGAGGAAAGAAGAGCAATAAATGTGTCCTACTGTAA
- the LOC144516244 gene encoding LOW QUALITY PROTEIN: cytokine-inducible SH2-containing protein-like (The sequence of the model RefSeq protein was modified relative to this genomic sequence to represent the inferred CDS: deleted 1 base in 1 codon) → MIARAVTIFHYEERGGSLWAAEPPPGCDPAEDLRCITTSFQYLRTSGWYWGSISAGEAREALLKKSEGTFLVRDSSHPHYMLALSVKTRCGPTSVRIEYSRGSFWLDSISPGLPHLQSFPDVLSLIQHYTASGHMPQDQASNDSHPQTKPDPAKHMAKDSGVPLKLTQPLHKPEAFPSLQHLTRITINRHTNWPDQLPLPKPLLHYLQDYRFHI, encoded by the exons ATGATTGCCCGGGCAGTGACCATTTTTCATTATGAGGAGCGAGGAGGTTCATTATGGGCGGCA GAACCTCCTCCAGGCTGTGACCCAGCAGAGGACCTCCGCTGCATCACCACATCCTTCCAGTATCTACGGACCTCAG GCTGGTACTGGGGTTCCATCTCAGCGGGTGAAGCTCGGGAAGCTCTCCTAAAAAAGTCTGAAGGCACGTTTCTGGTGCGGGACAGCAGTCATCCTCATTACATGCTGGCCCTGTCAGTGAAGACCCGCTGTGGACCCACCAGTGTACGCATAGAGTACAGCAGGGGCTCTTTCTGGCTGGACTCCATTTCCCCAGGCCTGCCTCACCTGCAGTCCTTCCCAGATGTTCTCAGCCTCATACAGCACTACACGGCCTCAGGCCACATGCCACAAGACCAGGCGTCTAATGACAGCCATCCCCAAACAAAGCCTGACCCTGCCAAACACATGGCTAAGGACAGCGGAGTGCCTCTCAAGCTGACGCAGCCCCTGCACAAACCAGAGGCTTTCCCTTCTTTGCAGCACCTGACGCGCATCACCatcaacagacacacaaactggCCTGACCAACTGCCACTCCCAAAGCCTCTGCTGCACTACCTGCAGGACTATCGTTTCCACATATGA
- the LOC144516891 gene encoding twinfilin-2-like isoform X1 — protein sequence MSHQTGIDATSELKGFLARARGGAIRIMKIVIRNEELVLDSYREPAHSWDKEYDQFLLPLLTPQEPCYILYRLDSLNAQGYEWIFIAWSPDQSPVRQKMVYAATRATLKKEFGGGHIKDEMFGTVEDDLCFQGYLRHMSSCCSPAPLTAAEQELQQIKVTEDERRRIGTPTARARVTMEFGLDKRAQTLQGLAFPLQEEARRALQQLKQRRINYIQLRLDVEKETIELVHTKPTETHELPYRIPTDSPRYHFFIFKHSHQGQRQEALVFIYSMPGYTCSIKERMLYSSCKNRLLDDVERDYQLEVTKKMEIDNGDGLTEDFLYEEVHPIEHTLKQAFAKPRGPGGMRGNKRLIKDAGENGEES from the exons ATGTCACACCAAACCGGAATTGACG CAACATCTGAGCTGAAAGGGTTTCTGGCACGAGCGAGGGGAGGTGCCATCAGAATAATGAAGATTGTCATCAGAAATG aGGAGTTGGTGTTAGATTCATACAGAGAGCCAGCACACAGCTGGGACAAGGAGTACGATCAGTTCCTGCTTCCTCTGCTTACGCCTCAGGAACCCTGCTACATCCTCTACCGTCTGGACTCCCTGAATGCACAGGGATATGAGTGGATCTTCATCGCCTGGTCACCTGACCAATCACCA GTGAGGCAGAAGATGGTGTATGCAGCGACCCGTGCCACACTGAAGAAAGAGTTTGGAGGAGGTCacattaaagatgaaatgtTTGGCACGGTCGAG GATGACTTGTGCTTCCAGGGATACCTGCGACACATGTCCTCCTGCTGCTCCCCGGCTCCGCTAACAGCAGCTGAGCAGGAATTACAACAAATTAAAGTCACAGAG GATGAACGTAGACGAATTGGAACTCCAACAGCACGAGCAAGG GTTACAATGGAATTTGGCTTGGACAAAAGGGCACAGACTCTTCAAGGTCTTGCATTCCCATTACAAGAAGAGGCCAGACGAGCTCTGCAGCAACTCAAGCAGAGACGCATCAACTACATACAGCTG AGGCTGGATGTAGAGAAAGAGACCATTGAGCTCGTTCACACCAAACCAACGGAGACCCACGAGCTTCCCTACAGGATTCCCACAGATTCACCTAGATACCACTTCTTCATCTTCAAACATTCCCACCAGGGCCAGCGGCAGGAGGCGCTGG TGTTCATATATTCGATGCCTGGGTACACCTGTAGTATCAAGGAACGGATGTTGTATTCCAGCTGTAAGAACAGGCTACTGGACGATGTGGAGAGAGACTACCAGCTAGAGGTCACCAAAAAG atggagATAGACAATGGCGACGGCCTGACAGAAGACTTTCTGTATGAGGAGGTCCACCCAATTGAACACACCTTAAAGCAGGCCTTTGCCAAGCCCCGCGGACCAGGAGGGATGAGGGGTAACAAACGCCTTATCAAGGATGCAGGGGAGAACGGGGAAGAAAGTTAG
- the LOC144516891 gene encoding twinfilin-2-like isoform X2 — MSHQTGIDATSELKGFLARARGGAIRIMKIVIRNEELVLDSYREPAHSWDKEYDQFLLPLLTPQEPCYILYRLDSLNAQGYEWIFIAWSPDQSPVRQKMVYAATRATLKKEFGGGHIKDEMFGTVEDDLCFQGYLRHMSSCCSPAPLTAAEQELQQIKVTEDKVVWDERRRIGTPTARARVTMEFGLDKRAQTLQGLAFPLQEEARRALQQLKQRRINYIQLRLDVEKETIELVHTKPTETHELPYRIPTDSPRYHFFIFKHSHQGQRQEALVFIYSMPGYTCSIKERMLYSSCKNRLLDDVERDYQLEVTKKMEIDNGDGLTEDFLYEEVHPIEHTLKQAFAKPRGPGGMRGNKRLIKDAGENGEES; from the exons ATGTCACACCAAACCGGAATTGACG CAACATCTGAGCTGAAAGGGTTTCTGGCACGAGCGAGGGGAGGTGCCATCAGAATAATGAAGATTGTCATCAGAAATG aGGAGTTGGTGTTAGATTCATACAGAGAGCCAGCACACAGCTGGGACAAGGAGTACGATCAGTTCCTGCTTCCTCTGCTTACGCCTCAGGAACCCTGCTACATCCTCTACCGTCTGGACTCCCTGAATGCACAGGGATATGAGTGGATCTTCATCGCCTGGTCACCTGACCAATCACCA GTGAGGCAGAAGATGGTGTATGCAGCGACCCGTGCCACACTGAAGAAAGAGTTTGGAGGAGGTCacattaaagatgaaatgtTTGGCACGGTCGAG GATGACTTGTGCTTCCAGGGATACCTGCGACACATGTCCTCCTGCTGCTCCCCGGCTCCGCTAACAGCAGCTGAGCAGGAATTACAACAAATTAAAGTCACAGAG GATAAAGTTGTGTGG GATGAACGTAGACGAATTGGAACTCCAACAGCACGAGCAAGG GTTACAATGGAATTTGGCTTGGACAAAAGGGCACAGACTCTTCAAGGTCTTGCATTCCCATTACAAGAAGAGGCCAGACGAGCTCTGCAGCAACTCAAGCAGAGACGCATCAACTACATACAGCTG AGGCTGGATGTAGAGAAAGAGACCATTGAGCTCGTTCACACCAAACCAACGGAGACCCACGAGCTTCCCTACAGGATTCCCACAGATTCACCTAGATACCACTTCTTCATCTTCAAACATTCCCACCAGGGCCAGCGGCAGGAGGCGCTGG TGTTCATATATTCGATGCCTGGGTACACCTGTAGTATCAAGGAACGGATGTTGTATTCCAGCTGTAAGAACAGGCTACTGGACGATGTGGAGAGAGACTACCAGCTAGAGGTCACCAAAAAG atggagATAGACAATGGCGACGGCCTGACAGAAGACTTTCTGTATGAGGAGGTCCACCCAATTGAACACACCTTAAAGCAGGCCTTTGCCAAGCCCCGCGGACCAGGAGGGATGAGGGGTAACAAACGCCTTATCAAGGATGCAGGGGAGAACGGGGAAGAAAGTTAG
- the LOC144516891 gene encoding twinfilin-2-like isoform X3 — translation MSHQTGIDATSELKGFLARARGGAIRIMKIVIRNEELVLDSYREPAHSWDKEYDQFLLPLLTPQEPCYILYRLDSLNAQGYEWIFIAWSPDQSPVRQKMVYAATRATLKKEFGGGHIKDEMFGTVEDDLCFQGYLRHMSSCCSPAPLTAAEQELQQIKVTEVTMEFGLDKRAQTLQGLAFPLQEEARRALQQLKQRRINYIQLRLDVEKETIELVHTKPTETHELPYRIPTDSPRYHFFIFKHSHQGQRQEALVFIYSMPGYTCSIKERMLYSSCKNRLLDDVERDYQLEVTKKMEIDNGDGLTEDFLYEEVHPIEHTLKQAFAKPRGPGGMRGNKRLIKDAGENGEES, via the exons ATGTCACACCAAACCGGAATTGACG CAACATCTGAGCTGAAAGGGTTTCTGGCACGAGCGAGGGGAGGTGCCATCAGAATAATGAAGATTGTCATCAGAAATG aGGAGTTGGTGTTAGATTCATACAGAGAGCCAGCACACAGCTGGGACAAGGAGTACGATCAGTTCCTGCTTCCTCTGCTTACGCCTCAGGAACCCTGCTACATCCTCTACCGTCTGGACTCCCTGAATGCACAGGGATATGAGTGGATCTTCATCGCCTGGTCACCTGACCAATCACCA GTGAGGCAGAAGATGGTGTATGCAGCGACCCGTGCCACACTGAAGAAAGAGTTTGGAGGAGGTCacattaaagatgaaatgtTTGGCACGGTCGAG GATGACTTGTGCTTCCAGGGATACCTGCGACACATGTCCTCCTGCTGCTCCCCGGCTCCGCTAACAGCAGCTGAGCAGGAATTACAACAAATTAAAGTCACAGAG GTTACAATGGAATTTGGCTTGGACAAAAGGGCACAGACTCTTCAAGGTCTTGCATTCCCATTACAAGAAGAGGCCAGACGAGCTCTGCAGCAACTCAAGCAGAGACGCATCAACTACATACAGCTG AGGCTGGATGTAGAGAAAGAGACCATTGAGCTCGTTCACACCAAACCAACGGAGACCCACGAGCTTCCCTACAGGATTCCCACAGATTCACCTAGATACCACTTCTTCATCTTCAAACATTCCCACCAGGGCCAGCGGCAGGAGGCGCTGG TGTTCATATATTCGATGCCTGGGTACACCTGTAGTATCAAGGAACGGATGTTGTATTCCAGCTGTAAGAACAGGCTACTGGACGATGTGGAGAGAGACTACCAGCTAGAGGTCACCAAAAAG atggagATAGACAATGGCGACGGCCTGACAGAAGACTTTCTGTATGAGGAGGTCCACCCAATTGAACACACCTTAAAGCAGGCCTTTGCCAAGCCCCGCGGACCAGGAGGGATGAGGGGTAACAAACGCCTTATCAAGGATGCAGGGGAGAACGGGGAAGAAAGTTAG
- the LOC144516890 gene encoding WD repeat-containing protein 82-like, whose product MKITDSVLRSFRVARTYRENSQKVNCVDFSPSGENAISSSDDDCIVLYDIREGKPKSTLFSKKYGVDLIRYTHDDAQTVVYSSNKLDDTIRYLSLTDNQYIRYFPGHTARVIALSMSPVDDTFISGSLDKTIRIWDLRAPNCQGLTNPLGKPVCSFDPDGLIFAAGVESQAIKLYDLRAFDKGPFASFETRFNRFCDWTGLKFSNDGKQILISTNGGMIRVLNAFNGSVLHTFSGYNNSKGISLEACFTPDSQFVMIGSEDGRVHVWSTESGMKVAVLDGKHPGPINTLQFNPRYMTFASACTNMTFWLPCIDDS is encoded by the exons ATGAAGATCACAGACAGCGTGTTACGAAGTTTCAGGGTTGCCAGAACATATCGAGAAAATTCCCAGAAAGTCAACTGTGTGGACTTCAGCCCAAGTGGTGAAAATGCAATATCAAGCAGCGACGACGACTGCATTGTGTTATATGACATCCGGGAGGGAAA ACCTAAAAGCACCCTGTTCAGTAAGAAGTATGGAGTAGACCTCATCCGCTACACACATGACGATGCGCAGACAGTGGTCTACAGCTCCAACAAACTAGATG ATACCATCCGATATCTGTCACTAACTGACAACCAGTACATCAGGTATTTCCCAGGTCACACTGCAAG agtTATTGCGCTCTCCATGTCACCAGTCGATGATACATTTATCTCGGGCTCGTTGGACAAAACAATCCGGATCTGGGATCTGCGTGCTCCAAACTGTCAA GGTTTGACTAACCCGCTGGGGAAACCTGTATGTTCCTTTGACCCTGATGGGTTGATATTTGCTGCAGGGGTGGAATCACAGGCCATTAAACTATACGACCTCCGTGCTTTTGACAAG GGTCCCTTTGCCTCATTTGAGACGAGGTTTAATCGCTTCTGTGACTGGACTGGACTTAAATTCAGTAACGATGGAAAACAGATTCTCATCTCCACCAATGGAGGGATGATTCGTGTCCTGAATGCTTTCAATGGATCTGTTCTGCACACTTTTTCT GGCTACAACAACAGTAAAGGCATCTCCCTGGAGGCCTGCTTCACTCCTGACTCTCAGTTTGTCATGATTG GCTCAGAGGACGGCAGAGTCCATGTTTGGAGCACTGAGAGTGGGATGAAGGTGGCTGTGCTGGATGGGAAACATCCAGGACCCATCAACACTCTGCAGTTTAACCCCAGATACATGACATTTGCCAGTGCCTGCACTAACATG ACATTTTGGCTCCCATGTATTGATGACTCATAG
- the rpusd4 gene encoding pseudouridylate synthase RPUSD4, mitochondrial, protein MNSIRRISCSDWKSGLNVVLSRVKPWTNCCRCPEAAPPLSRSQATATKQAPGFDTGEKPRLRAVDLARKVQQEWRKPQAAEPPLSGQQKRVMELKRFSLQLQHVHPNVLAKHLNRAVLYQDKDVVVINKPYGVPVRDDCGATSISSVLHVLSKMMDGMKIKSDSQLFPCLRLEKETTGALLLARSEEVVKHILNLHRNNQVRRKYWVITVGVPVPSEGVIDIPIIEREVTGSRPHYKMALSPLFKMNDAGDGVTKVRGHRQAHSAVTKYRVLDSSSGCSLVELQPFTEVKHQMRVHMALALTCPILGDHKYSHWSKLAPQKLPDHVLGKLGLEQSKSRYLPLHVLARQLMLPGTNGADVNVSCPMPKYFTQTLNRLHLTLPDKKDHK, encoded by the exons ATGAACAGCATTAGGAGAATATCCTGTAGTGACTGGAAATCCGGTTTGAACGTCGTCTTATCTCGGGTCAAACCATGGACTAACTGCTGCCGGTGTCCGGAGGCAGCACCGCCCCTCAGCCGGAGCCAGGCCACGGCCACTAAACAGGCTCCAGGCTTCGACACGGGAGAGAAGCCCCGGCTGAGGGCGGTCGACCTGGCGCGGAAGGTCCAGCAGGAGTGGAGGAAGCCACAGGCGGCAGAGCCTCCGCTATCCGGCCAGCAGAAGAGGGTGATGGAGCTGAAACGGTTCAGTCTGCAGCTACAACATGTTCATCCTAACGTGCTGGCCAAACACCTGAACAGAGCCGTGCTGTACCAGGACAAAGATGTAGTTGTCATCAACAAACCTTATGGTGTTCCTGTCAGAG ATGACTGTGGGGCGACATCGATCTCCTCTGTGCTTCATGTTCTCTCCAAAATGATGGATGGGATGAAGATCAAGTCTGATTCTCAGCTGTTCCCCTGTCTGAGGCTGGAGAAGGAAACAACAGGAGCTCTCCTGCTGGCCAGGAGTGAAGAAGTAGTCAAGCACATACTCAACCTTCACAGAAATAACCAAGTGCGGAGAAAGTACTG GGTCATCACAGTTGGTGTACCTGTTCCATCTGAAGGAGTGATTGACATCCCCATCATAGAGAGAGAGGTCACAGGCTCTCGGCCACACTACAAG ATGGCTCTAAGTCCTCTTTTCAAAATGAATGATGCAGGCGATGGTGTGACCAAAGTCCGCGGCCATAGGCAAGCCCACTCTGCAGTGACCAAGTACAGAGTCTTGGACAGCAGCAGTGGTTGCAGCCTCGTGGAGCTCCAGCCTTTTACTG aagtgAAACACCAGATGAGGGTTCACATGGCACTTGCTCTGACATGCCCCATTCTTGGTGACCACAAATATTCCCACTGGAGCAAACTGGCACCCCAG AAATTACCAGACCATGTGCTGGGAAAGCTTGGACTGGAGCAGAGCAAGAGCCGGTATCTTCCTCTACATGTGCTCGCTCGACAGCTGATGCTGCCAGGTACCAATGGAGCCGACGTCAACGTGTCCTGTCCCATGCCTAAATACTTCACACAAACGTTGAATCGACTGCATTTAACCCTTCCTGACAAAAAAGACCATAAATAA